A single region of the Leptothrix cholodnii SP-6 genome encodes:
- a CDS encoding ABC transporter ATP-binding protein, whose protein sequence is MTALHIASLTKRYGERAALSQLGLDIGAGQLVALLGPNGAGKSTLFQVLTGLFVADEGEVEVAGHSLRHSAVAALRHIGVVFQQMSLDLDLSVERNLRFHADLHGLPRALARERIVSGCAALGIVADLARPVRELSGGNRRKVELVRALLHRPKVVLMDEPTVGLDPKSRRDLLAAIRADVAERGSSVLWATHLVEEAEAADRVVVLHKGRLLADGTPAAVTAQLGGTNLEDAFIRATA, encoded by the coding sequence GTGACGGCGCTGCACATCGCCTCGCTCACCAAGCGCTACGGCGAGCGGGCTGCGCTGTCGCAGCTCGGCCTCGACATCGGCGCCGGCCAGCTGGTGGCGCTGCTCGGGCCCAACGGCGCGGGCAAGTCGACGCTGTTCCAGGTGCTGACCGGCCTGTTCGTGGCCGACGAGGGCGAGGTCGAGGTGGCCGGCCACTCGCTGCGCCACTCGGCGGTGGCGGCGCTGCGCCACATCGGCGTGGTGTTCCAGCAGATGTCGCTCGACCTCGACCTGAGCGTCGAGCGCAACCTGCGCTTTCATGCCGACCTGCACGGCCTGCCGCGCGCGCTGGCGCGCGAACGCATCGTCAGCGGCTGTGCGGCGCTGGGCATCGTGGCCGATCTGGCGCGGCCGGTGCGCGAGCTGTCGGGTGGCAACCGCCGCAAGGTCGAGCTGGTGCGCGCGCTGCTGCACCGGCCGAAGGTGGTGCTGATGGACGAGCCCACCGTCGGCCTCGATCCCAAGTCGCGCCGCGACCTGCTGGCCGCCATCCGCGCCGACGTGGCCGAGCGTGGCAGCAGCGTGCTGTGGGCCACCCACCTGGTCGAAGAGGCCGAAGCCGCCGACCGCGTGGTGGTGCTGCACAAGGGCCGGCTGCTCGCCGACGGCACGCCGGCGGCGGTCACCGCGCAGCTGGGCGGCACGAATCTGGAAGATGCCTTCATCCGCGCCACCGCCTGA
- a CDS encoding MBL fold metallo-hydrolase produces MKVVVLKGGDEAVPLAQCVQSGPSPSRAAGAAALSGDGRHWALLNVSPAVAEQLATDARLLRHHGLPDAAVRTVVLTDAQMDHVTGLLSLRDGPPIHLYATPAVFEELTTSVPVLPMLQHYCGVHWHVIPVAGECRTAVFHVEGQPSLEFTAVATDGPSPRHSMHSAGPVVGETIALAVLDLATGQRFFCASSLASAGAMAVEWMREADCVMVGDEPDSTLSRYSPDAANDAWALLDGVRARRKLLLAHPDGAGPQRQPAPSVMARWGLELASDRMEIEL; encoded by the coding sequence ATGAAGGTGGTCGTGCTCAAGGGCGGTGACGAGGCCGTGCCACTGGCCCAGTGCGTGCAGTCGGGGCCGTCGCCGAGCCGCGCCGCCGGTGCGGCCGCCTTGTCGGGCGACGGGCGGCACTGGGCCCTGCTCAACGTGTCGCCGGCGGTGGCCGAGCAGCTGGCTACCGATGCTCGCCTGCTGCGCCACCACGGCCTGCCCGATGCCGCGGTGCGCACCGTCGTGCTGACCGATGCGCAGATGGACCACGTCACCGGCCTGCTGAGCCTGCGCGACGGCCCGCCGATCCACCTGTACGCCACGCCGGCGGTGTTCGAGGAACTCACCACCTCGGTGCCGGTGCTGCCGATGCTGCAGCACTACTGCGGCGTGCACTGGCACGTGATCCCGGTGGCGGGCGAGTGCCGCACGGCGGTGTTCCACGTCGAGGGCCAGCCGTCGCTGGAGTTCACCGCGGTCGCCACCGACGGCCCGTCGCCGCGCCACAGCATGCATTCGGCCGGCCCGGTGGTGGGCGAGACCATCGCGCTGGCGGTGCTCGATCTGGCCACCGGCCAGCGCTTCTTCTGCGCCAGCAGCCTGGCGAGCGCCGGCGCGATGGCGGTCGAGTGGATGCGCGAGGCCGATTGCGTGATGGTCGGCGACGAGCCCGACAGCACCCTGAGCCGCTACTCGCCCGATGCGGCCAACGACGCCTGGGCGCTGCTCGACGGCGTGCGGGCGCGCCGCAAGCTGCTGCTGGCCCACCCCGACGGCGCCGGCCCGCAGCGCCAGCCCGCGCCCAGCGTGATGGCGCGCTGGGGCCTCGAGCTGGCGTCCGACCGGATGGAGATCGAGCTGTGA
- a CDS encoding tyrosine-type recombinase/integrase yields MAPSMTPPPIDPHADRVVLRPDDATPVLLPDELPDSALAAVRALLDQGESPNTVRSYRSGLRYWAAWFSLRYGRPLALPLPVTVVLQFVVDHAQRLDEAGRLVHELPVAVDAALVAAGHKAAEGAPTLATLVHRISVLSKLHQLQGLPNPCSDGRVRELLSRTRRGYARRGAQQINAKPALTREALERLLATCDDSLAGRRDRALLLFAFASGGRRRSEVTAATLENTRRVGSALAGAPAAGWIYQMGVSKSNQAGLARADGHKPIVGRAAEALEAWLDAWRTWAAAAGAPAPAGPIFRRVRKALPAGAVAEPLTPQSVRDIVRRRCALAGLDEGFSAHSLRSGFVTEAAAQNIPMAETMALTGHRSPASVLGYFRKGEVLNMRGASLLDADAQADNKKKP; encoded by the coding sequence ATGGCTCCCAGCATGACGCCGCCGCCGATCGATCCGCACGCCGATCGGGTCGTCCTCCGGCCGGACGACGCCACGCCGGTGTTGCTGCCCGACGAGTTGCCCGACAGCGCGCTGGCCGCGGTGCGGGCGCTGCTGGATCAGGGCGAGTCGCCGAACACGGTGCGCAGCTACCGCTCGGGGCTGCGCTACTGGGCGGCGTGGTTCAGCCTGCGCTACGGACGGCCGCTGGCCTTGCCGCTGCCGGTGACGGTGGTGCTGCAGTTCGTCGTCGACCACGCCCAGCGGCTCGATGAAGCCGGCCGGCTGGTGCACGAGTTGCCCGTGGCGGTCGACGCCGCGCTGGTCGCTGCCGGGCACAAGGCCGCGGAGGGCGCGCCGACGCTGGCCACGCTGGTGCACCGGATCAGCGTGCTGTCGAAGCTGCATCAGCTGCAGGGGCTGCCCAATCCCTGCAGCGACGGCCGGGTGCGCGAGCTGCTGTCGCGTACGCGCCGGGGTTATGCACGCCGCGGCGCGCAGCAGATCAACGCCAAGCCGGCGCTGACCCGCGAGGCGCTGGAACGGCTGCTGGCCACCTGCGACGACTCGCTGGCGGGGCGGCGCGACCGGGCGCTGCTGCTGTTCGCATTCGCCAGCGGCGGGCGGCGGCGCTCGGAGGTCACGGCCGCCACGCTCGAGAACACCCGGCGCGTGGGCTCGGCGCTGGCCGGTGCGCCCGCGGCGGGCTGGATCTATCAGATGGGCGTGTCGAAGTCGAATCAGGCCGGGCTCGCGCGTGCCGACGGCCACAAGCCGATCGTCGGCCGGGCGGCCGAGGCGCTGGAGGCGTGGCTGGACGCCTGGCGCACCTGGGCCGCGGCGGCGGGTGCGCCGGCGCCGGCCGGGCCGATCTTCCGCCGTGTGCGCAAGGCCTTGCCGGCGGGCGCGGTGGCCGAGCCGCTGACACCGCAGTCGGTGCGCGACATCGTGCGCCGGCGCTGCGCCCTGGCGGGTCTGGACGAGGGCTTTTCGGCCCACTCGCTGCGCTCGGGTTTCGTCACCGAAGCGGCGGCGCAGAACATCCCGATGGCCGAGACGATGGCGCTGACGGGGCATCGCTCGCCGGCGTCGGTGCTGGGCTACTTCCGCAAGGGCGAGGTGCTGAACATGCGCGGGGCCAGCCTGCTGGACGCCGACGCGCAGGCCGACAACAAGAAGAAGCCGTGA
- a CDS encoding DNA-binding protein, with product MRTTHLNHPGKTPRGITEQDVWAAADALLLAGARPTIERVRMQIGRGSPNTVSPHLESWFARLGSRIADPLAFSAPPDVPEPVMQAARHFWESALALARGEADVRARAAEAERDAAVSEARSLRSRAETAEATLQALRLAAAGAEAAHAERAEASQREIDRLVGEQAAIAARLTTQDETHRADLAAAVDRAVQAERRAAADMDRERQARARAEQLARETRQQADQALADERARAQAERVAQVQSYSRLEAQAQVLRDRVGQMEADMRRVRLRDRSDKSRAVASPLARMRERGRG from the coding sequence ATGCGCACGACACACCTGAATCACCCTGGCAAGACGCCGCGTGGCATCACCGAACAGGACGTCTGGGCCGCCGCCGATGCCCTGCTGCTCGCAGGCGCTCGGCCGACGATCGAACGGGTGCGCATGCAGATCGGCCGCGGCTCGCCGAACACGGTCAGCCCGCACCTCGAAAGCTGGTTTGCGCGCCTGGGCTCGCGCATCGCCGATCCGCTGGCTTTCAGCGCGCCGCCGGACGTGCCCGAGCCGGTGATGCAGGCGGCGCGGCATTTCTGGGAGTCCGCGCTCGCGCTGGCTCGCGGCGAAGCCGACGTGCGCGCGCGCGCCGCCGAGGCCGAACGCGATGCGGCGGTTTCAGAGGCACGGTCATTGCGCAGCCGTGCCGAAACCGCCGAGGCCACGCTGCAGGCGCTGCGGCTGGCTGCGGCCGGTGCCGAAGCTGCGCACGCCGAGCGCGCCGAGGCATCGCAGCGCGAAATCGATCGCCTGGTCGGCGAGCAGGCCGCGATCGCCGCGCGGCTGACCACCCAGGACGAGACCCATCGCGCCGATCTGGCTGCGGCCGTCGACCGCGCCGTGCAGGCCGAGCGCCGCGCCGCCGCCGACATGGACCGCGAGCGCCAGGCCCGTGCGCGCGCCGAGCAGCTCGCCCGCGAGACACGCCAGCAGGCCGATCAAGCCCTGGCCGACGAACGCGCCCGCGCCCAGGCCGAGCGGGTCGCGCAGGTGCAGTCCTACAGCCGGCTGGAGGCGCAGGCGCAGGTGCTGCGCGACCGTGTCGGCCAGATGGAAGCGGACATGCGGCGCGTGCGTCTGCGCGATCGCAGCGACAAGAGCCGCGCCGTGGCATCGCCCCTGGCCCGCATGCGCGAGCGCGGGCGCGGCTGA
- a CDS encoding ABC transporter permease, whose translation MSHYLQAMWAIVARELAKFMRQTGRLVSALVRPLLWLAVFAAGFRNVFGMAIAEPYDTYISYDVYIAPGLIGMVLLFNGMQSSLAMVYDREMGLMRLLLTAPLPRPWILLSKLVATAVLSLVQAAAFVAIAWLLGTELPIWGTQTPHVLLAAVAGALMLGSLGLLLSVHIKQLENFAGTMNFVIFPMYFMSTALYPLWKLEESGADWVYQIARFNPFTHAVEWLRFALYGQDPGLSPYIVLATLALCFGLASWGYDPQRGFGQLAKRGGGGNGGPPGAGG comes from the coding sequence ATGAGTCACTACCTTCAGGCCATGTGGGCGATCGTCGCCCGCGAGCTCGCCAAGTTCATGCGCCAGACCGGCCGGCTGGTGTCGGCGCTGGTGCGTCCGCTGCTCTGGCTGGCGGTGTTCGCGGCGGGTTTTCGCAACGTCTTCGGCATGGCGATCGCCGAGCCCTACGACACCTACATCTCGTACGACGTCTACATCGCCCCCGGCCTGATCGGCATGGTGCTGCTGTTCAACGGCATGCAGTCGAGCCTGGCGATGGTCTACGACCGCGAGATGGGCCTGATGCGCCTGCTGCTGACCGCGCCGCTGCCGCGGCCGTGGATCCTGCTGAGCAAGCTGGTGGCCACCGCGGTGCTTTCACTGGTGCAGGCCGCGGCCTTCGTGGCGATCGCCTGGCTGCTGGGCACCGAGCTGCCAATCTGGGGCACGCAGACACCGCACGTGCTGCTGGCCGCGGTGGCCGGCGCGCTGATGCTGGGCTCGCTGGGGCTGCTGCTGTCGGTGCACATCAAGCAGCTGGAAAACTTTGCCGGCACGATGAACTTCGTGATCTTCCCGATGTACTTCATGTCGACCGCGCTCTACCCGCTGTGGAAGCTGGAGGAGTCGGGCGCCGACTGGGTCTACCAGATCGCCCGTTTCAACCCGTTCACGCACGCGGTCGAGTGGCTGCGCTTCGCGCTGTACGGCCAGGATCCGGGCCTGTCGCCGTACATCGTGCTGGCCACGCTGGCGCTGTGTTTCGGTCTCGCCAGCTGGGGTTACGACCCGCAGCGCGGTTTCGGCCAGCTCGCCAAGCGCGGTGGTGGCGGCAATGGTGGCCCGCCCGGCGCCGGGGGCTGA
- a CDS encoding MotA/TolQ/ExbB proton channel family protein, with amino-acid sequence MKIWSMLRACSRVEAGLPADFRPDVGLGGGDIAALAQRLFWAWALMAGVALFGAWWMQRHGWWRALVDGDPSGISVVIAVLAVVVTGWCGLRAWRLQGESRPGAGHWRAAYLADLRAGHDHASALLSERTHGPHETAWWFAAAAIKLGLLGTVVGFILMSSQLGKSQSFELAEVQQLLQLMTGGMAIALYTTLVGLVANLWLGLQLLLLDRLADRLAADILADGTTVRAAAAVRPAGAGAL; translated from the coding sequence ATGAAGATCTGGTCGATGCTGCGGGCGTGTTCCCGCGTCGAGGCGGGCTTGCCGGCCGATTTCCGCCCCGATGTCGGGCTCGGCGGCGGCGACATCGCCGCGCTCGCCCAGCGCCTGTTCTGGGCCTGGGCGCTGATGGCCGGCGTGGCGCTGTTCGGTGCCTGGTGGATGCAGCGCCACGGCTGGTGGCGGGCGCTGGTCGACGGCGATCCGAGCGGCATCAGCGTGGTGATCGCGGTGCTGGCGGTGGTCGTTACCGGCTGGTGCGGCCTGCGCGCCTGGCGGCTGCAGGGCGAATCGCGGCCCGGCGCCGGCCACTGGCGCGCCGCCTATCTCGCCGATCTGCGTGCCGGCCACGATCACGCCAGCGCGCTGCTGTCCGAGCGCACCCACGGCCCGCACGAAACCGCCTGGTGGTTTGCCGCCGCGGCGATCAAGCTCGGGCTGCTCGGCACGGTGGTCGGCTTCATCCTGATGTCGTCGCAGCTGGGCAAGAGCCAGAGCTTCGAGCTGGCCGAGGTGCAGCAGCTGCTGCAGCTGATGACCGGCGGCATGGCGATCGCGCTCTACACCACGCTGGTCGGGCTGGTGGCCAACCTGTGGCTGGGGCTGCAACTGCTGCTGCTCGACCGCCTGGCCGACCGGCTGGCGGCCGACATCCTGGCTGATGGCACCACGGTCCGCGCCGCAGCGGCCGTGCGGCCGGCAGGCGCGGGAGCCCTCTGA
- a CDS encoding tripartite tricarboxylate transporter substrate binding protein, giving the protein MAMMNRRRVLGLMGAAAFAPASARVMAQASAPSDPFPSRPITLWVPWPAGGATDLTMRLLAELASQRLGQRVLIENRAGAGGTLAMPVLQQAAPDGYTIAQLPQPALRAPHIQRLLWDPIRDTTPIIQLTGVTFGIVVPAASALHGVDDVFAYARANPGRITIATNGVGTTPHVVMDELFARRGLTYVHVPYKGTSEQMLAVSSGQVMVGVNSNGFAPFVDNGALRLLATFGEHRTKRWPQVPTLKELGHGIVATSPYGLVGPSGMAPAVVKVLHDAFRSAMNDPAHVAELAKYDQTLDYLGPEDYGRALREAFAAEKRTVERLGLAKGGG; this is encoded by the coding sequence ATGGCAATGATGAATCGCCGCCGCGTGCTCGGCTTGATGGGTGCGGCGGCCTTTGCGCCCGCCAGTGCGCGCGTGATGGCGCAGGCCAGCGCGCCGAGCGACCCGTTTCCGAGCCGCCCGATCACGCTGTGGGTGCCGTGGCCGGCCGGCGGCGCCACCGACCTGACGATGCGCCTGCTCGCCGAACTCGCCAGCCAGCGCCTGGGCCAGCGCGTGCTGATCGAAAACCGCGCCGGCGCCGGCGGCACGCTGGCCATGCCGGTGCTGCAGCAGGCCGCGCCCGACGGCTACACCATCGCCCAGCTGCCGCAGCCCGCGCTGCGCGCGCCGCACATCCAACGTCTGCTGTGGGATCCGATCCGCGACACCACGCCGATCATCCAGCTCACCGGCGTGACCTTCGGCATCGTCGTGCCGGCGGCCAGCGCGCTGCACGGCGTCGACGACGTGTTCGCCTACGCCCGCGCCAACCCGGGCCGCATCACCATCGCCACCAACGGCGTGGGCACCACCCCGCACGTGGTGATGGACGAACTGTTCGCGCGCCGCGGGCTGACCTACGTGCACGTGCCGTACAAGGGCACCTCCGAGCAGATGCTGGCGGTGTCGTCCGGGCAGGTGATGGTGGGTGTCAATTCCAACGGCTTCGCGCCCTTCGTCGACAACGGCGCCCTGCGCCTGCTGGCCACCTTCGGCGAGCACCGCACCAAGCGCTGGCCGCAGGTGCCCACGCTCAAGGAACTCGGCCACGGCATCGTCGCCACCTCGCCCTACGGTCTGGTCGGCCCGAGCGGCATGGCGCCGGCGGTGGTCAAGGTGCTGCACGACGCCTTCCGCAGCGCCATGAACGACCCGGCACATGTGGCCGAACTGGCCAAGTACGACCAGACGCTCGACTATCTCGGCCCCGAGGACTACGGTCGCGCGCTGCGCGAGGCCTTTGCGGCCGAGAAGCGCACCGTCGAGCGCCTCGGCCTGGCCAAGGGCGGCGGCTGA
- a CDS encoding PQQ-dependent catabolism-associated beta-propeller protein yields MTQQPKQTGRAPALRPARRAVACLLAALGAAAPTLAQAQVAFISSEKDNALTVLDLKTQAVIGTVATCKRPRHMQLTPDGKQLMVACGDSAQADVIDVATRKSVGKVGLGEDPEIFDLSPDGKTLYVSNEEDGELGVVDLASGKRSKSIEVGKEPEGVKVSPDGKTVYVTSEVASLVHVIDVASGKVTKNIKAGKRPRRFAMTPDGSQLWVTNELAASVTVISTRDHTVLDTIKFEVKGARATDITPVGITISADGQRAYVGLGKANHVAFVDVATRKTTDLVLVGKRAWGVGLNKAQDRLYVVNGLSDDLTIVDTGSAKAIKSVAVGRVPHSVVVVE; encoded by the coding sequence ATGACGCAACAACCGAAGCAGACCGGTCGTGCCCCGGCCCTGCGGCCCGCACGCCGGGCTGTCGCCTGCCTGCTGGCCGCGCTGGGCGCCGCCGCGCCGACGCTGGCGCAGGCCCAGGTCGCCTTCATCTCCAGCGAGAAGGACAACGCGCTGACGGTGCTCGACCTCAAGACCCAGGCCGTGATCGGCACGGTCGCCACCTGCAAGCGCCCGCGCCACATGCAGCTCACGCCCGACGGCAAGCAGCTGATGGTGGCCTGCGGTGACTCGGCCCAGGCCGACGTGATCGACGTGGCCACCCGCAAGTCGGTCGGCAAGGTGGGCCTGGGCGAAGACCCCGAGATCTTCGACCTGTCGCCCGACGGCAAGACCCTCTACGTCAGCAACGAGGAAGACGGCGAACTCGGCGTGGTCGACCTCGCCAGCGGCAAGCGCAGCAAGAGCATCGAGGTCGGCAAGGAGCCCGAGGGTGTCAAGGTCAGCCCCGACGGCAAGACCGTCTACGTGACCTCCGAGGTGGCCAGCCTGGTGCACGTGATCGACGTGGCCAGCGGCAAGGTCACCAAGAACATCAAGGCCGGCAAGCGCCCGCGGCGTTTTGCCATGACACCCGACGGCTCGCAGCTGTGGGTCACCAACGAGCTGGCCGCCAGCGTGACGGTGATCAGCACCCGCGATCACACGGTGCTCGACACCATCAAGTTCGAGGTCAAGGGTGCGCGCGCCACCGACATCACGCCGGTGGGCATCACGATCAGTGCCGACGGCCAGCGCGCCTACGTCGGCCTGGGCAAGGCCAACCATGTCGCGTTCGTCGACGTCGCCACGCGCAAGACCACCGACCTGGTGCTGGTCGGCAAACGCGCCTGGGGCGTGGGGCTGAACAAGGCGCAGGACCGGCTCTATGTCGTCAACGGTCTGTCCGACGACCTGACCATCGTCGACACCGGCAGCGCCAAGGCGATCAAGAGCGTGGCCGTGGGCCGCGTGCCGCACAGCGTGGTGGTGGTCGAGTGA
- a CDS encoding 23S rRNA (adenine(2030)-N(6))-methyltransferase RlmJ codes for MLAYRHAFHAGNHADVLKHLVLVQVLQYMASKDKPFRLIDTHAGGGGYALHSSQSQKKGEYLQGISRIWGAGDAPPAVADYLRLVRRFNPDGQLNLYPGSPALSQMLLRRGDQLRLFELHPTEFKILTENTRPGRQVQLAQVDGFAALRGQVPPSMRRGVVLMDPSYELVSDYAKVIDSLRDALQRFAEGVYVVWYPQVSRVESIQIARRLQATAPKGWLHVRLNVQQPDAQGFGLTGSGVFVINPPYTLHAQLAACMPWLTQKLGQFEGANHLLEHHAV; via the coding sequence ATGCTGGCCTACCGACACGCCTTTCACGCTGGCAACCATGCCGATGTCCTCAAGCACCTGGTGCTGGTGCAGGTGCTGCAATACATGGCGTCCAAGGACAAACCCTTTCGCCTGATCGACACCCATGCCGGCGGCGGCGGCTACGCGCTGCACAGCTCGCAGTCGCAGAAGAAGGGCGAATACCTGCAGGGCATCTCGCGCATCTGGGGGGCCGGTGATGCCCCGCCGGCGGTGGCCGACTACCTGCGTCTGGTGCGCCGCTTCAACCCCGACGGCCAGCTCAATCTCTATCCGGGCTCGCCGGCGCTGTCGCAGATGCTGCTGCGCCGTGGCGATCAGCTGCGGCTGTTCGAACTGCATCCCACCGAGTTCAAGATCCTGACCGAGAACACCCGGCCCGGCCGCCAGGTGCAGCTGGCGCAGGTCGACGGCTTCGCAGCCCTGCGCGGCCAGGTGCCGCCGTCGATGCGCCGCGGCGTGGTGCTGATGGATCCGTCGTACGAACTGGTGTCCGATTACGCCAAGGTGATCGACAGCCTGCGCGACGCGCTGCAGCGCTTTGCCGAAGGCGTCTACGTGGTCTGGTACCCGCAGGTCAGCCGGGTCGAGTCGATCCAGATCGCGCGCCGCCTGCAGGCCACGGCGCCCAAGGGCTGGCTGCATGTGCGGCTCAATGTGCAGCAGCCCGACGCGCAAGGATTCGGGCTCACCGGCAGCGGCGTGTTCGTGATCAACCCGCCGTACACCTTGCATGCGCAACTGGCGGCCTGCATGCCGTGGCTGACACAGAAGCTCGGTCAGTTCGAGGGCGCCAACCATCTGCTGGAGCACCACGCCGTCTGA
- a CDS encoding CAP domain-containing protein, translating to MKTDAAHRSIHARSRHAALTLALTFTLALAACGGGGSDGATAAGAALAGGSGSAIPADTGATIAVGSDTASAASVSLSTDTTCGNTQLRAQLIAGINALRASAQSCGSKGSFGAAGPLTWNAVLFDAAAGHSTDMASRNYFSHTSPEGLTLQNRVDAVGYEWSTLAENIAAGQTSVAAVLSAWMASPGHCVNIMGTAYREVALSCARSESGTRYWTLNLGRP from the coding sequence ATGAAAACGGACGCCGCCCACCGCTCCATCCACGCCCGATCCAGGCACGCTGCGCTGACCCTGGCACTGACGTTCACGCTGGCGCTCGCCGCATGCGGCGGTGGCGGATCCGATGGCGCGACGGCGGCCGGCGCTGCACTGGCCGGCGGGTCCGGCAGCGCGATACCGGCCGACACCGGCGCCACCATCGCCGTCGGCAGCGACACCGCCAGCGCCGCCAGCGTCAGCCTGAGCACCGACACCACCTGCGGCAACACGCAGCTGCGCGCACAGCTGATCGCCGGGATCAACGCGCTGCGCGCCTCGGCGCAAAGCTGCGGCAGCAAAGGCAGCTTCGGCGCGGCCGGTCCGCTGACCTGGAACGCCGTGCTGTTCGACGCCGCCGCCGGCCACAGCACCGACATGGCCAGCCGCAACTATTTCAGCCACACCAGCCCGGAAGGCCTGACGCTGCAAAACCGCGTCGACGCCGTCGGCTACGAGTGGTCGACATTGGCCGAAAACATCGCCGCCGGGCAAACCAGCGTCGCCGCGGTGCTGAGCGCCTGGATGGCCAGCCCCGGACACTGCGTCAACATCATGGGCACGGCCTACCGGGAGGTGGCGCTGAGCTGCGCGCGCAGCGAATCCGGCACCCGCTACTGGACGCTGAACCTCGGCCGCCCCTGA
- a CDS encoding branched-chain amino acid ABC transporter substrate-binding protein, with protein sequence MRGAAIHDVGRRVAQAALLALIAPAVQAAAFKAVLLVPDDDPRLDRNRLERAYLGHTGGQALDAVQSALKESRLELEAAGASLTLDTVAVATPEAARAAAAQAEKTGAAFVLTDLGPAATLAAADAVKLPVLNLSDSSDALRQNDCRPRLYHLIPSERMRADALAQSLMARKWTQVLLLTGPSPADAQRSATAQAAIKRYGLKLAGSKPFKLSGDPRERDLANPLLLTQGSYDVVWVVDSDGELARTLPYRTVLPRPVVGDAGLVALAWHPQYERYGAPQVSRRFAREAKRPMGGHEWAAWMGGKAIAAAVIEAPKGPLAAVHKAFAAIEVDGSKGVPMSFRPWDGQLRQPLLLTDGQGVIGTAPADGVLHPKNTLDTLGVDAPEKLCKAR encoded by the coding sequence ATGCGCGGCGCCGCCATCCATGACGTGGGCCGCCGTGTCGCGCAGGCCGCGCTGCTCGCGCTGATCGCCCCCGCCGTGCAGGCCGCCGCCTTCAAGGCGGTGCTGCTGGTGCCCGACGACGACCCGCGCCTGGACCGCAACCGCCTGGAGCGCGCCTACCTCGGCCACACCGGCGGGCAGGCGCTCGACGCGGTGCAGTCGGCGCTCAAGGAGTCGCGGCTCGAACTCGAGGCTGCCGGCGCCAGCCTGACGCTCGACACCGTGGCCGTGGCCACGCCCGAGGCCGCGCGGGCGGCAGCGGCGCAGGCCGAAAAAACCGGCGCCGCCTTCGTGCTGACCGACCTCGGCCCGGCCGCCACGCTGGCCGCCGCCGACGCGGTCAAGCTGCCGGTGCTCAACCTGAGCGACAGTTCTGACGCGCTGCGCCAGAACGACTGCCGGCCGCGCCTCTACCACCTGATCCCCAGCGAGCGCATGCGCGCCGACGCGCTGGCGCAGTCGCTGATGGCGCGCAAGTGGACGCAGGTGCTGCTGCTGACCGGCCCGAGCCCGGCCGACGCCCAGCGCAGCGCCACCGCGCAGGCGGCGATCAAGCGTTACGGCCTCAAGCTCGCCGGCAGCAAGCCCTTCAAGCTGTCGGGCGACCCGCGCGAGCGCGATCTGGCCAACCCGCTGCTGCTCACGCAAGGCAGCTACGACGTCGTGTGGGTGGTCGACAGCGACGGCGAACTGGCGCGCACGCTGCCCTACCGCACCGTGCTGCCGCGCCCGGTGGTCGGCGACGCCGGTCTGGTGGCGCTGGCCTGGCATCCGCAGTACGAGCGTTACGGCGCGCCGCAGGTCTCGCGTCGCTTCGCCCGTGAAGCGAAACGGCCGATGGGCGGCCACGAATGGGCCGCCTGGATGGGCGGCAAGGCCATCGCCGCGGCGGTGATCGAGGCGCCCAAGGGCCCGCTGGCCGCCGTGCACAAGGCGTTCGCCGCGATCGAGGTCGACGGCTCCAAGGGCGTGCCGATGAGCTTCCGCCCGTGGGACGGCCAGCTGCGCCAGCCGCTGCTGCTGACCGACGGCCAGGGTGTCATCGGTACCGCGCCGGCCGACGGCGTGCTGCACCCGAAGAACACGCTCGACACGCTGGGTGTGGACGCGCCTGAAAAGCTCTGCAAAGCCAGATGA